From a region of the Paenibacillus sp. FSL R10-2734 genome:
- a CDS encoding MerR family transcriptional regulator codes for MGDEIRRNMALFPIGIVMKLTDLSARQIRYYEQHSLIVPARTSGNQRLFSFNDVERLLEIKALIEKGVNIAGIKQVMNPVSKESEEATVITPDTEVRRRELSDSQLHRMLKQELVSGKRPGQVSLIQGELSRFFNK; via the coding sequence ATGGGTGATGAAATCCGCAGAAATATGGCACTATTTCCTATTGGAATTGTAATGAAGCTGACTGATTTGTCCGCAAGACAAATTCGTTATTATGAGCAGCACAGTCTGATCGTACCAGCACGTACGTCAGGGAATCAGCGTTTGTTCTCTTTTAATGATGTTGAGCGCCTATTAGAAATTAAAGCTCTGATTGAGAAGGGTGTTAATATTGCTGGCATTAAGCAAGTGATGAATCCTGTCTCTAAGGAATCCGAGGAAGCTACTGTGATTACCCCTGATACAGAGGTTAGACGTAGAGAGTTATCCGATTCCCAGCTTCACCGAATGCTGAAGCAAGAACTAGTTTCCGGTAAAAGACCGGGACAAGTGTCTCTGATTCAAGGTGAGTTATCCCGGTTTTTTAATAAATAA
- a CDS encoding site-specific integrase, with translation MASGILGGDNSKEHAYSARTILTINKTLDFSADSDEELFGDTKTFNSERTIQISTSLIQDLKQHFKHQNQNKLAWNELYKHNLNLVRCRDGDNFMPKSSLFNSFSRILKRIGHPAMPIHSLRHTHAVHLLEASNDMKYVQERLGHGSMRITADIYTHKSILE, from the coding sequence ATGGCTTCAGGAATATTAGGTGGGGACAATTCGAAAGAACACGCTTATTCAGCCAGAACAATATTAACCATTAACAAAACACTGGATTTTTCCGCTGATAGCGATGAGGAACTTTTCGGGGATACAAAGACTTTTAATTCAGAACGAACAATACAAATAAGCACATCTCTTATTCAAGATTTGAAACAACATTTTAAACATCAGAACCAGAACAAATTAGCTTGGAATGAATTATACAAGCATAACTTAAATCTAGTACGTTGTAGAGATGGTGATAATTTCATGCCGAAATCTTCTCTATTCAATTCTTTTTCGCGAATTTTGAAACGTATTGGTCACCCGGCAATGCCGATCCATTCTCTTCGTCACACTCATGCTGTCCATTTACTTGAGGCTAGTAACGATATGAAGTACGTACAAGAACGTTTAGGTCACGGTAGTATGAGAATCACAGCGGACATATACACACATAAAAGTATCCTCGAATGA
- a CDS encoding RICIN domain-containing protein produces the protein MKRLLNRKWLIAILVLVFIGSAAPAVFTQTTHAAGTTPNVIINVNSNKTLGVSGWDKQADGALIIQWNFNWNSIVNDQKWYFEDLGDGYYHIRNVESGDLLEVSESSTSNGANVIQWPDNGGWNQQWKVVPTNKDRGDSSYIINRGSGKYLDISGQSTSDGGQAIQWDYNGGANQRWFIPPAS, from the coding sequence ATGAAACGGTTACTCAATAGGAAATGGTTGATAGCGATTCTGGTACTTGTATTTATTGGATCCGCAGCACCTGCTGTATTTACTCAGACGACGCATGCTGCTGGAACGACCCCTAATGTCATTATAAATGTAAATAGCAATAAAACATTGGGAGTCAGTGGATGGGATAAACAAGCGGATGGGGCGCTTATCATACAATGGAACTTTAATTGGAATTCCATTGTTAATGATCAAAAATGGTATTTTGAAGATCTAGGAGACGGCTATTATCACATCAGAAACGTAGAAAGCGGAGATTTACTGGAAGTCAGCGAATCGTCTACATCCAATGGTGCTAATGTGATTCAATGGCCAGATAATGGCGGATGGAACCAACAGTGGAAAGTTGTTCCAACCAATAAAGATAGAGGTGACTCGTCATATATTATCAACCGAGGTAGTGGCAAGTATTTGGATATCTCGGGACAATCGACATCCGACGGAGGACAGGCTATCCAGTGGGATTATAATGGCGGCGCCAATCAGCGCTGGTTCATTCCGCCTGCATCGTAA
- a CDS encoding methionine gamma-lyase family protein, with the protein MVVFAEDILSAAEAAEVEIEGAVKALDRIVDKNQWKVIEAFQRHQVSDFHFAGSTGYAYNDRGREVLDLVYADVFGAESALVRPHFASGTHTISTALFGVLRPGDELLYITGRPYDTLHKVIGHAGDGTGSLADFGITYREVALTVDGKIDWDEVALAINENTKVIGIQRSRGYDWRASFTVAEIGEMTSRVKVLKPEVIVFVDNCYGEFTEELEPPQVGVDLVAGSLIKNPGGGIAETGGYICGRQDLVELAAYRLTAPGIGGEVGAMLGTTRGLYQGLFMAPHTVGQALKGSIFAASVFQRCGFETKPAWNEPRTDLIQAVSFDGPEHLIAFVQGIQRAAAVDSHVVPEPWDMPGYEHPVIMAAGTFIQGGSLELSADAPIRAPYIGYMQGGLTYSHVKYGVLMALQSMRERKLL; encoded by the coding sequence ATGGTAGTTTTTGCAGAGGATATTTTGAGCGCGGCAGAGGCCGCAGAAGTTGAAATAGAAGGCGCTGTCAAAGCCCTTGATCGTATTGTAGACAAGAATCAGTGGAAGGTTATAGAAGCGTTTCAGCGTCATCAGGTCAGTGATTTTCACTTTGCCGGCTCAACAGGGTATGCGTATAATGATCGTGGCCGTGAAGTGCTGGATCTTGTCTATGCTGACGTATTTGGTGCGGAATCAGCTCTGGTGCGACCGCATTTTGCTTCAGGAACACATACTATATCAACAGCCCTCTTTGGTGTATTACGTCCAGGAGATGAGTTGCTATACATCACAGGACGTCCGTACGATACCTTACATAAGGTGATTGGTCACGCAGGGGATGGGACTGGCTCTCTCGCAGATTTCGGAATTACTTACCGAGAGGTTGCTCTTACAGTAGATGGCAAGATCGATTGGGATGAGGTAGCTCTCGCCATTAATGAAAATACTAAAGTGATTGGAATCCAGAGGTCACGAGGATATGATTGGCGTGCTTCTTTCACAGTAGCTGAAATTGGTGAGATGACTTCGAGGGTAAAAGTGTTGAAACCGGAAGTGATTGTCTTCGTAGACAATTGTTATGGTGAGTTTACCGAAGAACTTGAGCCTCCACAGGTTGGTGTGGATCTAGTAGCAGGATCGTTAATTAAGAATCCAGGTGGGGGTATTGCTGAGACGGGTGGTTATATCTGTGGCCGACAGGATCTTGTGGAATTGGCAGCTTATCGATTAACCGCTCCTGGTATAGGTGGTGAAGTAGGGGCTATGTTAGGAACAACTCGTGGGCTTTACCAAGGGTTGTTTATGGCTCCTCACACTGTAGGACAAGCTTTAAAAGGGAGCATCTTTGCTGCATCCGTATTTCAGCGTTGCGGTTTTGAGACAAAGCCAGCGTGGAACGAGCCCCGTACAGATTTGATTCAGGCGGTTTCCTTTGATGGGCCAGAACATTTAATTGCCTTTGTTCAGGGCATACAACGCGCTGCGGCTGTTGATAGCCATGTAGTTCCAGAGCCATGGGATATGCCTGGATATGAACATCCTGTTATTATGGCGGCAGGTACGTTTATACAAGGTGGTAGCTTAGAGTTATCTGCAGATGCGCCTATACGAGCTCCCTATATTGGCTATATGCAAGGTGGTTTAACCTATTCACATGTTAAATATGGCGTTTTAATGGCACTTCAAAGTATGCGTGAGAGAAAATTGCTGTAA
- a CDS encoding sigma factor-like helix-turn-helix DNA-binding protein: protein MKKSYLRMKSDCEFVIEWLSTGRRPGNKRGIERRAVYQREILMDPIRIQSFIQQSNAGSPSNLSEWQRFQIEDALSTLSPREKECYVLAFGNCYSRSQIAHLLGMKKESVNEYIARG from the coding sequence ATGAAAAAAAGTTATCTCAGGATGAAATCAGATTGTGAGTTTGTGATAGAGTGGCTGTCTACAGGACGTAGACCAGGTAATAAACGCGGGATAGAAAGGCGAGCAGTATATCAGCGTGAGATACTAATGGACCCTATTCGAATACAATCATTTATCCAACAAAGTAATGCTGGGAGTCCAAGTAATTTATCAGAGTGGCAAAGATTTCAGATTGAAGATGCATTATCAACATTGAGTCCTCGTGAAAAGGAATGTTATGTATTAGCTTTTGGCAATTGCTACTCACGTAGTCAAATTGCTCATCTTCTTGGAATGAAAAAGGAGAGTGTTAACGAGTATATCGCCCGAGGGTAG
- a CDS encoding IS3 family transposase produces MMSHSNNNKLVMDTVQKAYRRNRGVTPLLHSDRGLQYTSHEYKRLQVKRGFTKSMSRVSRCLDNQPIERFWDTLKAESYYLTKYDTYDDLLKDVRKYIRYYNNYRYTERLNGLSPNEFRQAA; encoded by the coding sequence ATGATGAGCCACTCCAACAATAATAAACTCGTTATGGATACGGTGCAGAAAGCGTATAGGAGGAACCGAGGAGTGACCCCACTGCTCCATAGTGACAGAGGGCTTCAATATACCTCTCATGAGTATAAGCGACTTCAAGTTAAGCGTGGTTTCACTAAGAGTATGTCTCGTGTAAGTCGTTGCCTAGATAACCAGCCCATAGAACGATTTTGGGATACATTGAAGGCAGAAAGCTATTACCTGACGAAATATGATACCTATGATGACCTCCTCAAAGACGTGAGAAAATATATCCGTTACTACAACAATTACCGCTATACGGAGCGTTTGAATGGTTTGTCTCCTAACGAGTTTAGACAAGCTGCTTAA
- a CDS encoding Arm DNA-binding domain-containing protein, with protein MANFKKHPTGWEFRLKYRDPITQKIKEKSPRGFETKKEAQIAAVAFESKLAEGFEQSDLPLLSFLNEWLQEY; from the coding sequence ATGGCAAATTTCAAGAAACATCCAACAGGATGGGAATTTCGATTAAAGTATAGAGACCCAATTACCCAAAAGATTAAAGAAAAGTCTCCACGAGGTTTTGAAACAAAAAAAGAAGCGCAAATAGCTGCAGTTGCTTTTGAGAGCAAACTAGCAGAAGGATTCGAGCAAAGCGATCTACCGTTATTGTCGTTTTTGAATGAATGGCTTCAGGAATATTAG
- the glnA gene encoding type I glutamate--ammonia ligase, whose product MSFSKEDILRIAKEENVRFIRLQFTDLLGTIKNVEIPVSQLEKALDNKMMFDGSSIEGYVRIEESDMYLFPDLDTWVIFPWVTDSRVARLICDVYMPDGTPFAGDPRGILKRCLKEAEEMGFTAMNVGPEPEFFLFKTDERGNPTTELNDQGGYFDLAPTDLGENCRREIVLTLEEMGFEVEASHHEVASGQHEIDFKYADAITAADQIQTFKLVVKTVARQHGLHATFMPKPLFGINGSGMHAHQSLFKGKENMFYDESDKLGLSKTARYYMAGILKHARAFAAITNPTVNSYKRLVPGYEAPCYVAWSASNRSPMIRIPASRGLSTRVEVRNPDPAANPYLALAVMLKAGLDGIKRKLDLPAPIDRNIYVMSEEERIEEGIPSLPSDLKEALSEMIRSHVITEALGEHALAHFYELKEIEWDIYRTQVHEWERAQYMTLY is encoded by the coding sequence ATGAGCTTTTCTAAAGAGGATATTTTACGCATTGCCAAGGAAGAGAATGTTCGTTTTATTCGTCTGCAATTTACGGATCTATTAGGTACTATCAAGAATGTAGAGATTCCAGTTAGTCAATTGGAAAAAGCACTTGATAACAAAATGATGTTTGATGGTTCTTCCATCGAAGGTTACGTACGGATTGAAGAATCTGATATGTATCTCTTCCCTGACCTTGATACATGGGTAATCTTCCCTTGGGTGACAGATAGCCGTGTAGCTCGTCTGATCTGTGACGTTTACATGCCAGATGGTACACCTTTTGCTGGAGACCCACGTGGTATCCTCAAACGTTGTCTGAAGGAAGCAGAAGAAATGGGCTTCACAGCTATGAACGTTGGACCAGAACCTGAATTCTTCCTATTCAAGACAGACGAAAGAGGCAATCCTACTACTGAATTGAATGACCAAGGTGGATATTTCGACTTAGCGCCAACGGATCTAGGGGAAAACTGCCGTCGCGAAATCGTATTGACCCTTGAAGAAATGGGCTTTGAAGTCGAAGCTTCCCACCATGAAGTAGCTTCCGGCCAGCATGAGATTGACTTTAAATATGCTGACGCGATTACTGCTGCTGACCAAATTCAAACCTTCAAGCTCGTTGTGAAGACGGTAGCCCGTCAACATGGCCTGCATGCAACTTTTATGCCTAAACCATTGTTCGGTATCAACGGATCTGGTATGCACGCTCACCAATCCTTGTTTAAAGGCAAAGAGAATATGTTCTATGACGAAAGCGACAAGCTGGGTCTGAGCAAAACTGCACGTTACTACATGGCTGGTATTTTGAAGCACGCTCGTGCTTTTGCAGCGATTACTAACCCAACTGTGAACTCATACAAACGTCTTGTTCCTGGTTATGAAGCACCTTGCTACGTAGCTTGGTCTGCAAGTAACCGTAGCCCAATGATTCGTATCCCGGCTTCAAGAGGCCTTAGCACACGTGTTGAAGTTCGTAACCCGGACCCAGCAGCTAACCCATACCTCGCACTTGCTGTTATGTTGAAAGCAGGGCTAGACGGTATTAAGCGTAAGCTTGATCTTCCAGCTCCAATTGACCGTAACATCTATGTGATGTCTGAGGAAGAGCGTATTGAAGAAGGCATTCCAAGCTTGCCATCCGATTTGAAAGAAGCACTTAGCGAAATGATCCGCAGCCATGTTATTACCGAAGCTCTCGGTGAACATGCTCTGGCTCACTTCTACGAGCTGAAAGAAATCGAATGGGACATCTACCGTACACAAGTTCACGAGTGGGAAAGAGCGCAATACATGACTCTTTACTAG